The Thermofilaceae archaeon genomic sequence CTCCTGTTCGCGTAGCCCCATACCAACCTCGTGGGCGCCTCGTGGTGGGGGACGAGCCGCTTGTACGAGTTCACCGTGGGAGCCGCGACAGCGGCGAGCGGCTTCGAGTACTTGAGGACTCCCGCTAGGCACCCAACGCCGATCTCCCCCATTGAGCCGTTACCGCCGTTCGCGTTCTCGCCGAGCGCTCGTAGGCTCAGGTGGACGTGGGCTCCGCTCCCGTTGACCCCCCAGAAGGGTTTCGGCATGAATGTGGCTCTCAAGCCGTGGGCGCCAGCCACAGTCGAAGCGATGTGCTTGAGGAAGAGGAAGCTGTCCGCCGCGCGCATGGGATCGAGCGGGGGCAGGTTGTACTCGTACTGGCCCGGCGCCACCTCGTGGTGCACCTTTGA encodes the following:
- a CDS encoding glutamine synthetase family protein; this encodes SKVHHEVAPGQYEYNLPPLDPMRAADSFLFLKHIASTVAGAHGLRATFMPKPFWGVNGSGAHVHLSLRALGENANGGNGSMGEIGVGCLAGVLKYSKPLAAVAAPTVNSYKRLVPHHEAPTRLVWGYANRSALVRVPRYGSSIARIEVREPDPLMNPYLTLALLLTSALKGLEEGGEPPEPLAASAYDVPGTEETPPNLQAALQEFERASHELEVPGELASAYLEVKKREWREYIEAAGPWEKTWNLITDWEYKKYL